A portion of the Halogeometricum sp. S1BR25-6 genome contains these proteins:
- the cruF gene encoding bisanhydrobacterioruberin hydratase, whose translation MAESNFSVQERLPTTREEWERRLDRLVRENRFTISVFFPLNGLVLLLASAEGWFDGTLLAPLAFNGLFILFGTMVMRSPLVVGVLPRTTRRAATGVGLLTLYAYAIEYTGVHTGFPYGSFSYGVDLGPTVGGVPLGLPVFFVPLVMNAYLLCVLLLGDRAENAAVRLATVVAAVLAMDVVLDPGAVALGFWAYDPAGPFYGVPWSNYAGWVVSAAVAVALLDWGYDRDALLARLDDCEFMLDDLVSFVILWGGINAWFGNWIPVAVAALFGVGLLKTERFDSRVLRIRR comes from the coding sequence ATGGCTGAGTCGAACTTCTCCGTTCAGGAACGACTCCCGACCACGCGCGAGGAGTGGGAGCGGCGGCTAGACCGACTTGTCCGGGAGAACCGCTTCACCATCTCGGTGTTCTTCCCGCTGAACGGCCTCGTCCTCCTCCTCGCCAGCGCCGAGGGCTGGTTCGACGGGACGCTCCTCGCCCCGTTGGCGTTCAACGGCCTGTTCATCCTGTTCGGGACGATGGTGATGCGCTCGCCGCTGGTCGTCGGCGTCCTGCCGCGGACGACGCGGCGGGCGGCGACGGGCGTCGGCCTGCTGACGCTGTACGCCTACGCCATCGAGTACACCGGCGTCCACACCGGCTTTCCCTACGGAAGCTTCTCGTACGGCGTCGACCTCGGACCGACCGTCGGGGGCGTTCCGCTCGGCCTCCCGGTGTTCTTCGTCCCCCTCGTGATGAACGCCTACCTGCTCTGCGTCCTCCTGCTCGGCGACAGAGCCGAGAACGCGGCCGTCCGCCTCGCGACCGTCGTCGCCGCCGTGCTGGCGATGGACGTGGTGCTGGACCCCGGCGCCGTGGCCCTCGGCTTCTGGGCGTACGACCCCGCCGGCCCGTTCTACGGCGTCCCGTGGTCGAACTACGCGGGGTGGGTTGTGAGCGCCGCTGTCGCCGTCGCCCTCCTCGATTGGGGGTACGACCGCGACGCCCTCCTCGCCCGCCTCGACGACTGCGAGTTCATGCTGGACGACCTCGTCTCGTTCGTCATCCTCTGGGGCGGAATCAACGCCTGGTTCGGCAACTGGATACCCGTTGCCGTGGCGGCGCTGTTCGGCGTCGGTCTGCTGAAGACCGAGCGGTTCGACTCGCGGGTGCTTCGGATTCGCCGGTGA
- a CDS encoding phytoene/squalene synthase family protein, with product MVRQEQVQRSKAIQRQTGKTFHLATRVLPRRVRHATYVLYAFFRVADEVVDAEDTAEPAVQREQLEHLRAEALGERETDDPVLSAFAELREEHGIAEEDVNIFVDAMLADIDKGEYETYEELEAYMDGSAAAVGRMMTAIMRSPDAEKALPHATALGEAFQMSNFLRDVREDIVERDRVYLPQETLREHGVTAEQLRSFRTDESFRNAMRAEMRRTEALYREGVRGIQYLPSDCQFAVLLSAVLYADHHRAIRRRNYDVLSATPSLSTSRKLLLLAKTRAYWAVEKDPETVFRKVSVVPYPEEDTSHHEHPGVRRVPTGRTVGRLSSWVRSFTRGE from the coding sequence ATGGTAAGACAGGAGCAGGTCCAACGTAGCAAGGCGATCCAGCGACAGACCGGCAAAACCTTCCACCTCGCGACGAGGGTGCTGCCCCGCCGGGTCCGACACGCGACGTACGTGCTCTACGCGTTTTTCCGCGTCGCGGACGAAGTCGTCGACGCCGAGGACACCGCCGAACCAGCGGTCCAACGCGAGCAGTTAGAGCACCTCCGCGCGGAGGCGCTGGGCGAACGCGAGACGGACGACCCTGTGCTCTCGGCGTTCGCCGAACTCCGAGAAGAGCACGGCATCGCCGAGGAAGACGTGAACATCTTCGTCGACGCGATGCTCGCGGACATCGACAAGGGCGAGTACGAGACGTACGAGGAACTGGAGGCGTACATGGACGGGTCGGCCGCCGCCGTCGGCCGGATGATGACGGCCATCATGCGCTCGCCGGACGCCGAGAAGGCGCTCCCGCACGCGACGGCGCTCGGCGAGGCGTTCCAGATGTCGAACTTCCTGCGCGACGTGCGCGAGGACATCGTCGAACGCGACCGGGTGTATCTCCCGCAGGAGACCCTGCGCGAACACGGCGTCACCGCCGAGCAACTGCGCTCGTTCCGTACCGACGAGAGCTTTCGGAACGCGATGCGCGCGGAGATGCGCCGGACGGAGGCGCTCTACCGCGAGGGCGTGCGCGGCATCCAGTATCTCCCCTCCGATTGTCAGTTCGCCGTGCTCCTGTCGGCGGTGCTGTACGCCGACCACCACCGCGCGATTCGCCGCCGGAACTACGACGTACTGTCGGCGACGCCGTCGCTGTCCACCTCGCGTAAACTCCTCCTGTTGGCGAAGACGCGGGCGTACTGGGCCGTCGAGAAGGACCCCGAGACGGTGTTCCGGAAGGTGAGCGTCGTCCCGTACCCCGAGGAGGACACCTCCCACCACGAGCATCCGGGCGTCCGACGCGTCCCCACCGGACGCACCGTCGGTCGCCTGTCGAGTTGGGTCCGCAGTTTCACCCGCGGCGAATAG
- a CDS encoding HVO_2523 family zinc finger protein: MALGVPSRPVSETRGGRPCPLCEEPMHRRHCKYVCPRHGVVYDCSDTFW, from the coding sequence ATGGCGCTCGGGGTTCCATCTCGACCTGTGAGCGAGACGCGAGGCGGCCGGCCCTGTCCGCTGTGCGAGGAACCGATGCATCGCCGCCACTGCAAGTACGTCTGCCCCCGGCACGGCGTCGTCTACGACTGCAGCGACACCTTCTGGTAA